The genomic window TAATCTGGGGAGATTCACCTAAATTAAAGAGATGcactattcataaatttttatctagaGGATCCTAAAAAACAATATTTATAAGTTGGACTCATTTTCTAGAGATTTGTTTGCTATAATGCTAAgaaaatgctttttttttttttcccgaagTATACTAAAATACAAATGGAATAAGAAAAGTAGTAGAGTTTGAGTATCACTGCAATGCCCAGAGCCATTTTAATTATGCCCGTAAACTAGATCCAAATGACCTAGCTCCCggagcctctctctctttcttcctctttgtgTCTCGTCCTAGCCCCCATCGCCTTTAACCACTTTTTATttgttttttctcttcttctaattgAGAGCCACCACCACCACATAGTCCTACCAACCGTTGGTGCCTCCCATCTCACCGCTTGCCAATGACCATCTCATTGTTCTCCTCCCTTCTCTTCATCTATTTTacacttctttcttctctctattGCTTATTAGGACAAgcttctccttcctcttctctcttaaTCCCATTTGAGCCCTTATacattcttttcttctcttctcccactttttttttttttaattttctctttATTAGGTAAAATCTCTAACTCTCTTTGCATCTCTGTTAAGATTTCTTATCATGCAATATAACCCTAGTGTTTGTAACTTTTATAAGAAGAGGTGTTCATCACTTTGGGCAACAATATATCAGATTCAATACCTTGAAGCTTCTAGTCAAATATGCATGATTGTTAATTTCTAGCCCTATTACCATATTATTTGATGGATTAATATAGTTTTCCGGTAGATTTGAAAAAAGAACCTTGGTTTAGGTCTATATCATTGATTACCTATGGCAAGTTTTTGATGACATGGTCTAACAAGACCAATATCACTATTGTTGAAGATGTATTTTGATTAGCTTAGGGCTATTGTTGTTATAGGGAAAGCCTAAGCCTAAAATTGATGAGATCCAGGGGGATCATTCCATTAGGCCAAAACTAGCCATAAATTAGCCATCCATATTTCTATTATTTGAGTTATTTTACAGGTTTATTTGTAAATTACCTTAATGATCAGTTATGACATTGTTAATTGTGGTTTTGGGAGTTAGCAAGTGGCCAATTCAAGTATTAaaaagtttgaaaattttaaaattatcttgtTTGCATTGTTGGATTATTGCTAAATTAATTTATGTTTATTGTTTGACAAGTTACCGCTTTGCATTCTTGTGATGTTAAGTTCTAGATGTGTGCTCCCTCGACACATAATCTTGGGGCCAAAATTGTGATATTCACTAGGAAAGATATATTGATGGTCCTCAGATGGTGAAGGATAAGCTGAACACCATGCTAGCTAAATGAAGCCTAATTATTCTGCatctaatattaaaataaatcattgTCATCTTTTACTTTAGCATAATCTTAACCGTGTCATGAAGAATATTGACTAGGCCGAGTacgtataaaaaaataattttttattttttttattatacaaATCAATGAAATATGTTTGCTTGACAAATATGAATAGATGGCATAATGTTATAAGGGGAGTTGCTCCAataatatgtattttaaaatatagatttgagcataaaTGCGAGAGAAAAATCAAGATGTAAAGATCCAAAAAtgtatgataataaaatataagaatttattttttattttttaaaatatattctatttatttttgtgATAAAGTAAcagtaaaaaaaatctaaattcaaCAGAAAGTGTAggttctataaaaaaataaaaaataaaaacgaaAAAGAAAGCACAAACGTTTGCAAATGGATGCAATATTTCAATAGAGGATTCTAGCTACTAAAATAGTGGAATCTCTTTTTAACCCGGGGGAAAAAAGACACCAGCCTAAAGTCAAATTGAAGAATCCACGTTAGGAATATAGAAGTTAACTCATAGACTTAAAACTGCAAACTTTGAAATCCTAAATTAATTATTGCACCAATAATGATAATCCGGTCatactctcaaaaaaaaaaaaaaaaatggtgatcGTGATGTGGCCGGTACACAAGATCTTTCCAAGCCACGTCCGGAGCTGACGATTTCCACACTGTGTGGGCGGGTGGGGTGCATTCCGGGCCGTCCAGAAAGTTCCAACTGTCGACCCCGCGCACCGTGGTTTCGTTTCAACCAACTCCAAGGGGCATTTCTGGAAATCCCCCCTTTCCCTCTTTGCCCCCGCCAATTTTTATAAAACTCCCGACGCCCATCCCCTCTCTTTGTCTACGTTTTATCCCCGTCTTAAaatctctcccctctctctctctctctccgccccccccccccccccccaccccccgccCTTTCCGCGTGTCTTaaaatctcctctctctctctctctctcccccccccccccctttccGCGTGCCAATCGCGCTTCCATGATTCCTTCTTCCgctttcccttttcttttctctctctagagctTGAGATCAGAGATCAAAACGGTGATCGATCGATCGATCAATCGTGAACCGGAGCAGCCAACGGTGGCCTCCTCCTCGTCCTTTTATTTTGAAAACCCTAAATTTTTCTtggaagatttttagattgaatTGGAGCTGGGAAGGTGAATGCGAGGCTTGGGAGCAGGGAATTGGTGGGATTAGGGTTTTGGAAAGGGGATGGGGCGGGGGTGTCGAGCATCGTGGGGCCCGAGGAGGAGGGCGGAGTACACGAGACGGGGCTGGGGGACCTGCCGGAGAGCTGCGTGGCCGCCGTGCTGCTGCACCTCGACCCACCGGAGATCTGCCGGCTGGCGCGGCTCGGCCGGGCGTTTCGGGGGCGGCATCGGCGGATTTCGTGTGGGAGACGAAGCTCCCGCGGAACTATCGATATCTGATGGGGCTGGTGGAGAATGAGAAGAGTAAGAAGAGGCATCTTAGCCTGAAGGAAATCTTCTCGCGGCTCTGCCGGCCAAATCCCTTCGATGGGGGAACCAAGGTATgtgttgttttcttttcttttgtttttgattGCACGCTGGTATGGATGAGTAGTAATAGATGAATTAGGGTGAAATACATGTGATGGATATTAGGTTCTTGTTGGGGGTTGGGCGTCCGACTTCTTGGTTTTGAGGGCGAAGGTGGAATCTTTGTGTTTCAAAAAAGAATTGGAAAGGGGATTGATGCTTGATTTTTGTCACTAGAGGTCAGATATATGGCTATTGGAAGATTATTTCTTCTTTCCCACTTTCTTCTTTTGGCTTAATCCAACTTTAGAGTTCTTATGTTCTGGGTTGTAGGAATTCTGGCTGGAGAAGCGTAGGGGTGGTCTTTGTATGTCAATCTCTTCAAAAGCTCTGTTGATTACGGGGATCGATGACCGGAGATACTGGAATTACATTCCCACAGAGGAATCCAGGTATTAATCTTTTctgttttttattaatatatgaaCCTATAATATATCTTGCCCTGCTAATAACGTGACCTGTGAAAATGAATAGGTAATAGTATTGCCTGATGAATTGAAGCTCGAAGTTATCAGTATTTTAACCTCAATCAGTACTCCAAGCAATATCTTAGCTAAATCTATTTTCTTCATTGGAGCTTATGTTCCCACGACTGTGAAGATCCATTAACTAGCAAGCATTCTTCAACCTACAGATGTTGTTCCcacatttaaaaaatattttgtccATAACTTACCCTTGTGTAACTTTACCTTTGGTTTCTGGAAAACTCTAGGATGTCCTTATCGCTGCTTATTACTCAGCTCAGCAGGGCTTGTCTTTATGCCTTTAGACGCTTCTCACAGAATTTTGTCCTGATAGTAAATTCTTGATGTGCTGTCACCACGATATAAGATCCTGAACTTCTGGTGTATCTGTATCCAGCTGCTGTATCTGTTTTCTTTATCGTGTATGACCAGGTTTCTATCTTTAAACACGTAGCTATTTGCATTTTAGGAGCCAGATGATTTTGTGTCAGGCCCAGCAGTATGGGGTTCCATACAATACTTTGCGATCCTGCTTGTTCAGGTTTCATCCTTGTCTAGAAATGTTAGATCCATTTTAATAGGCTTTTTGATTTCTTAACTTTTTTATCATCTTGCTAAGGCTGTTAGTAGTTTAATGGATTAAATATGCAAGTGCATTAGGGGGGACTTTTGTGTTGTAGCTGTCATTGCTATGTTCTTGCCTCTGGACTTTTGACTTGTAGACAAGTTTTGAAGCATATATGAATCTCTTCAACAAATGTTGATGATTTAATGCTTAAAATGCTAGTTTCTGCTTTTTCCTTTTCTTGTGGGCAATTCCTAATTTTGTTGCTGAACCCTTTGTGCGTAATTTATTTTCCATTGTGTATctgctttctctcttgaggttCATTCTCTGGATCTACAGCCCATTTTTGTGCAATAACATTTTTTTCTGGAAGATGAAAAATGAATCTAACTTCCCATTTGCACAGGCTTGATAGGGAAAAAGTTCTTATGCTAATTAATGTTCTACTTTAGCATTGTTTCAGTGCCCCTCTATGCTTGCCTGTTGCAGGAAAATTATGTGTTTCATCTCTGggccatttaaaaaaaaaaaaaaagccaagcaTCAATATTTGTTTGATTTAAGACAGAATATCTTTGACACAGACTTACCAGTTTTTTTCTATGATCAAGTCCCCTGTGAATATTTCTTTTTCATGTGAGTGCATAATAGCATTACCtcattcaattggatctactCTAAGAAGCAGGCATCTGTTCTTCTTTCAAGCATCAATTTCTCTTTGTTGTAAGATTATAGAATACCTTTGACGCAAATGTTAATATTCTGGAATGACTGTGAAGTGATAAGACATAATATAGGATTTAATATGGGACCATGTAAACATTCGTGAATTAGAAAATAACATATTGATGGTGGACGGTCAGATTAATAAATCTCATTTCCATTCTATGGTATTGGATACTTGACGTTGTATTGGATTGGAAATTCTAACATTTTTTGCTTGTGTTCTTTCACATTGGATTCTATATCTGACTACATTATTCTGAAGGCCTGTACACCTCCATGTACCACCATTGCCTAGTGTTAAATAGTGGACAGGAGTGACTGGTTCTTGGTCTTGATCACTATCTTTATCCAGTTTTTGAGTTTATGAAGTTAGCTCTGAAAACAACTACCTGGACCAGCATGCTTTAACCTTTTGAAGTTGACCGCATGCACCCCCCCCTTCCTTTTTTTTGTGTTTTACCGGATAATGTACAAGTAGGTTTTGGCTTtccatgtgttggtgcaaaaccCTCTCTTTTCCACAGCTACTACATGCCAGAATTTGTACCAACTCGCAAAGGCATATGTCATGAAAAGTGGTCAAAACTTGATGAATCGTAAAATCTCATCCTTTGCTAATTAGGGATTGTGAAATATTAAACTGCTTATGGTGAAACAAATTCTGTGGTGAATTATTGAAATATTTACGTTATAGGGTATTTGTTAATTAGTCAGATGGATTTAAACAATGTTGAATTGCAAACTATATAGTTTTATGTCTAATTAACTGGAATAATCTTTGCATCTTTGTTTTCATCTATCATGGCATGTTGATTATGAGGTTAGAAAATTAGAAAACATTTTCAATGTGATTTTCTATTTTTCCTCTCCCTTTCACTCACTTTGACCTGCAAATGTAGGTTGTCACCAGTTGTCATTCTGCAACAGCTTGGACAACCACTCAGTATCTATATTGTCCCAACCTGAATTTTTGAAACAATTGATTGGATTATTTAAGAAAGGAAGTGCAATATATCTTCCTGTTACAGAATCATTGCACATGTTGATAAAAAAGAAGAATAGCTTCAAAAAAtctattatcaaaaaaataatttgtgaGGCTTCAGCTGATATTTTTAAGGATTTGGAACCATTGCTGTTATATGCCACTGCCAATGTGTTGTGGGTTGGCATTTACCAAATatgttgttggacatggtttagtTGACTCCTATTCTCTTGGGAATGTCAACTCCCTTTACATAATATATACTGCAGGTTACATCTCCAGTAAGATTGTCAGTTCATTTGGTAGGAGGAAGGTCGCTTACCAAGTTACCATACTTAATCCTAAAATGTTTGCAGGAATGtcatattacataaaaattaatttgaagttCTTATCACACTTTACATTCTGAATTTGTGGTAATAATCATCTAATTTGCAACTTAACAATCATCTAGCAAAAGGTTTCTAATGTTTGAAAGAATGGAGATCTATCATAATTTGCATTCTGTACGGTCAAAGCATTTGCCCTGCATATGCTTGTAATATTCCGTCGTCATAGCTTTATAGTGCGTATCCTTTTGTATTGAATCAGCATTTTTTTGATACAATTGAACAAGGAATAAATACTGATATCAGTAAAGTTGACGAGGGAAAAAGGGAGTTAAGATGTTCTAGTCCAAGTCTTTCATTTTGAAGTTATGGTTCCAGCTTTTCATTTCCAGATTATGATATGCTTATGACCGTAGAGGGATGTTGAGAAATGGGATTAACAAGTGTTCAATGTTTTGCTTGCAGATTCCAACCGGTTGCATATCTTCAGCAAATCTGGTGGTTTGAGGTGGATGGGGAAATGGACTTCTGCTTCCCAGCTGGCACATACAGTCTTTTCTTCCGGCTCCATCTAGGCCGGCCCTCCAAGCGGCTTGGCCGTCGAATATGGAGTTCCGAACACGTCCATGGGTGGGATATAAAACCTGTGCGGTTTCAGCTGTCAACATCAGATGGCCAGCATGCTCTCTCCCAGTGTTATTTAGATGAGCCGGGGAGTTGGATCCTTTACCATGTAGGAGATTTTGTTGTAGAGAACTCCAACATATCGACCAAACTCAAATTCTCAATGATGCAAATCGATTGTACACATACAAAAGGTGGTCTTTGTGTTGACTCTGTCTTGATATATCCTAGTGGGCTCAGGCAGAAAAAGATTTTTACCACCCATATGTAACTCTGCAGAATGAGATGTAGTCTGTAGAACAACAAAATCAAATATAAGAAATAGATAGTTCCTTTTTTACCCTGAACGTTCAGTATTCGAGGCAATGTGTACAACATATAGTGAATGTAAGgactttttttgttctttttcttttttgtggcctgtaaagtatttcaaaaataattttatgccatCTGCGCATTTAAACATACTTTTTAATTATACATGTACCTAGCTTTGTGAAACTTGCCCATGTGTTGGCGTCTGCTCTGTACATTCTGAAGCACAAGCTAAAAGTGTTTGTTACATGGATTTAAGTTGCATTATGGATGAAGCTTTTATAGTTATCATATGCAAAGGGCTACTGCACAAAAAAGCACGGTGAGTTGATTCGTTAGAGAATTTATTAAGCTGCTTCTTGTGCGTACAAGGGTGACAGAACCACCCCTGTGGATGGAAGGTCATGGATTTAACAATTCAAAAGGAGATGCTATGTATTTCTTATCATTATCAtctttcatcatcatcatcatcatgagCTGTACCTTTGTAAGAAAAACAACAAACCACAAAACTGCTGTTATACTATGGCTTAGAAGAACAATATCCACACATAACATACATCATTCCTGTCTGAACTTTTCTGTTGTTATGTGTGTGGACATGATTCCACAATCAACGTCGTAATTGTTGTTATGATCGTCATGAGATAAACATTTGTAAGAAAATATCAAACCACAAGATTGCTTTTTTCATGCTTTGGATTAGAAGAGTGATGATATGACAATGATTCTTGTTTGAAGATTAAAAGCTTGATACATGACGAAAGGTTTGATTTTCAAAAATAGGGGGCCATGATAAAACAAGTAGCGGGGGTATATTCAATAAAACAATGGTATGTTTTGTCGACATAAAAGCAGTTCTTTTCTGAGAATAATGTTTGAGTTTTATCAATCTTTCCATAGAGATTATGGAAGAATTTCTCATATTGCAGATACTGGGCTTGAGTTTTCTTTGCAACTGATAAACAAATGTTATTAGGATCTCTTAAATGTAAGATATGTAAGGTACTAAACGAACATCTTATGTGCAGAAATATTGTTCAAATGTTACGCATTTTGGAGTATGCATGATGCAGCTTGGGTAGAAAGAACGCATTCGACCCACTTGCTGTACTACAGAGTCTCGAGACAGAACAAAAGAGATGTCCCAATCTTCTGATGTCTTAACTttacccattaaaaaaaaaagaaaaaaagaaaaagaaaaaagcacTTCTGATGTCTGAGACTTAgaaacttgattttaaatttttgagttaAACTCTTTAATTACTAGTCTTAGAACAGTGGACGCCTCCCTCTCCATTGCCTTATGTAACCAGAAATTTGAACCATTCCAAGATTGCATACGACTAtacttatatttaattataatagccctctttcttcctctcacTCACTCGTACCAATCTTTTGAATACTCTTGATTGGGAGAGTatgatgctctctctctctctcccttttctttgcaTAAGTTATCTGATGTTGAAGCATTAGGTCCATCATATGTGCTATTTTTATCGGCGGCGGTCTCCCAAGGACTTGAAATTTTTGCATCCAAACAGTTAACATCCCTAAAAAAGGAAAGTCATTCTTTCGcgcaaaagatacaacccaaacctCACTCTGACATCATTTTTCAGTCGGCCGGCTTTCACCTTCATTTGGCTAATAATCTCATTAAATCTTGTTGTTCTCAGAATAATACAAATCTCGTCGTTCACGATTTCAAGATTAaagctaatattttatttttgttgtgtaTATATTATTTCAACTAACAAATATTTTAACTATTACTTTTTTGGTTGAGACATGCATTGCAAGTTATCCTCCTCTATAACCAGATTCGTGCTCTCTTCACATCTTTTCAGTTGAGATCATATTTTAAACCgatacagaaaataaaaaatatttagcgtGTATCCTTCTTATTTAAAAGTAGCTTCCGGTTACTGGTAGCCTTGAAAACCTTTGTGTCACGCAATTGGAGCTCTCGAGCATTTCCCGGGCCAGCTTTCGCCACTGATTGTATCACCGTCCTCTAGCTTAATAGGAATCCTGTCCGTCTCAATTCCACGGCTGAGTTCAATGTCTCATGCTCCGAACGCAGTGCGACAAATCGCCCCCGGTTTTAAACCAGGAAAAGGAGCAATTCCACCACCCTATTTTAATACCACGCGCCGCGTCACCGGCCACTGCCGGTGCAGGCCTCTCCCCTCCTCGTGCGCTCCGGAAGCGGCAGCTCGTAAACGGGTCTTCCAGCAACCGGCTACGGCAGGTCACTTTGCACCGTCTCTATTATTTGCCCTGGATAAAGAGTGGATGGTTGGGGGACGTCTAATCATAGTCTTGCAAAGAAACATTGGTATATCCACTCCGCCACCCTCTACCGAAAGAGAAACAAATCGCAGTTCATTTGGCAAAATAATGAGGTTCAAATATCAAACCCTGCCCGTGACgcgatttaattaattaaaagttaattgagAGAGAGCGGGTGGCCCGTCATCTCTCGAAAAGGGCTCATCGGTGGCCGCCATCCATCCGTTCCCATCCCTTTCTCGTAGGACTTCTTTTTTTGCTCCCTTTTTCCTTCTCCTCGCCCTCCGCCTCTTCTCTCGATCTCTCTAGAGTTTGTCCGATGATCTCGATCTCGTCTTAGGGAGGGGGGCTGGGGGCCCCTGCTTCGTTTCTCTCCTCCAGATATCGTCGGCGGCCTTCGCGAGGTAACTTTCGCGTCCTTTCTGTCATTTTCTTCGCCTTTCTTTTGGTTTGGATGCGCCATGGTAGGCGCTGTCTGGTGGAGGGGGGTGTGATGGGTTCCTTGTTGTGGTTTTTCAGTCGATCAGGTTGCTGGGATGGAGAATTGTTGGGATCTCCTGGAATGGCTTGGGCCGGACACGTCGACGACCGTGTTCATGTTCCTGGACGATCCGGCCGATATCGTGCGTGCCAGTGCTGTGTCCCGATCCTGGCGCCGATTTGGTGAGACGCCGTCTTTTGTGCTGTAGGAGAGGGTTAATGTATATTGTTTACCTGATTTGATAATAGGCGGAAAATATTGCTGTGTTATTGTTTTGATATTCTGGCTTTGCTGTATCTCAATCGCGTGCGGGTGTTTCGTGCTGTAGATGAGAATTAGTTTATGTTTTGTCAGGCAATCTCATAACACGTAGAACAGAAATGCTTTTTTATTGTTTATGTTTTGGAATTTTAGCCTGGCTATTTTTACACCTAACACAGGAAGTTCCTTGTAGTCTGTCTTTGTCTTTGTTGATTAGAAATTCTAGATGCATTCACGTTATAATGATTCACTGAAATGCTGCAGCAGCAATTAatgattgattctgtataggaaaCTTCAGAGAAGGGGAAGAGGtttaagtgtttttttttttttttttattttttattttatgggtCAGGGCAACTGGCAAAAGAAAAGggtatgattaattaaaatttattgttaTTAACATGAATCAAGGGGGAAAGAGCCGAGTCTAGTaggatgtccaagaagttggtcaTATTGAGAGCATACAAAGAATTCTGTGCAATTTAAAGTCCTTCGTCATATCTGACCAGCTAAGTGGGAGTTAGAAATTCATAATGATTTTTAAATATATGTTGGGAACATATAATATTTTGGTGaatactaaaatttaaatcttcaTTAAAAAAAGAAATCGGTCACACATACCCCTTTCTGCttccctttttcttcctttttgaaCTGGGAACCATGCTCTCATTTGTTCTTCATTATCCGTGCAATATGATATACTTTTCTGTTTGTTAGAATCAACATTTTCTTCTGATTGCTCTCTTCGGAACTCATCCAGTATGGTCAATCCTGTCTTCGGGacctatgaaaatttattttggttTGGTCACATGCAACCAAGGATGGAGACATTCAGCCTCTTGATGTAGGGCAGGAACAGTTATTAGATTTCTTCTATGAATATTTCCAAGAACCTAGAAACTAAATTGAGGATGGATATTTTCAAGCATCCCGAGCATGAACTTTCTTGGATTAATGGTACCACTCTACTTAGAACTTTTAATTGACAGAAAGTGGGGCCTTTTAGTGCCTCTCAGCCAAGCAATTAGACTGTCTCCCAATGTCTTGGGAGGTTTCCATGAGCCACCTTTAACAGATGCTTGAATAAGATCTCACAAGAGTTATAAATATCTGTTGGAGTAGTCATATTTAGTATCTGGAATCAAGCCAAAGGACAGAACTTATTATGAAGGTGGATCTTTTTTGATGGCCCTCCCTGTTAAGAATGTGTCTCTGATTCTGTACCCTACATTCATAACATTTTCTTTATGCAAGGAATCACAAAGTACTTAAAAACATTTATTTCAACATCTTTGAAAGCTTGTTAACTGGACTTTCCCATCGTTGGAACCTCTATTGTAAGCATTCCTTTAGAGAAAGCCTTAATTTGCTCTTTGCATTAATGGATGAGATATTAGAGCAGCTTCATATGTTTTTTCTTATGCAGTGGCTATTAATTTGTGGTTGGATACAGTTTGTGAAGGAATTCACTATTTTCTTACCAAAATCAATGTAGATGGTGGAAAACATCTGGTTGTTTATGCCTCTATACTCAAGATTAATGTTGGGGAGTGTTGTGTGGGTTCTTTGTCGGTGAAGCTTTTCTTTTGTTGTTGGAGCAAAACTTCCTAGGGAGAGGAAGCAGTGGATTTGCTTGCATTTTGAAATCTGATTTCTTGTACTTAGGAGAATCTTAGAGGTCAATTCCAGATCCTCGCATTTTGGGATAAATGGATCATTTCTTTTGCTCGAATATCAATACATGATTATAGGAAAATTATATCACATAATCTCTTCTACCCAAAAGTGGATCAAAGGCATTAGGTTATTGTTTATTGTGCATTTTAGTGAGAGAATCAGAATGAGATCTCCTCAGAATTTTTTGGCCTGAAAATTTAATGCAAAGGCTTAGGATTTATTGTTTCATACTTGGACTTTTTGGCGAGAGGTAaatgaaaataattaaattttggcAACTTCTAACAATTTTTATCCCATGGGTGGCTGGATATGTTTGGTTTCTTGTTTGACGAGCTGTATATTTTCATAATTCATGTGAAATTTGCTCTCTGATTGGAGGTGATGTTGCATGCGATTTTCTTACCCACTTCGAATTACTTTTGAGACCCTCCCTACCCAAAAAATGCACATATgcaaaaagaagggagagaaaaagaatATTATACTCCAGAAAAAGAAAATTGTGAATTTGTTGACCAAGTTGTGACCTTTGTTGAATGAGGACCATGGCATTAGTAGTGGTATAAATTGAATCTTGGTGTATCATGATGTGGAAAGCTTTAATCTGTTGAAGATAGATAATTGAAGATTGATGCTGTTCATCAAGCCACTTACATTCTTGGAAAGGTTGAAGATAACCTGCAGGCTTTTGCCTTTTTTTATTATATAGTGTAGATGTGCTTGTGCCTGATTGTCTAGGCAGAGCTGTAGCCGCATATGCACTACTTGTCCATTCTCTAGCTCAGGTATAGAATGCATTAGTTAGGACATTATAAAGAAATATAAGGCCTTCTATGAGTTAAGTCAGTGCAAGTTATATGCTCTATAGGATCATTAGTACATATACTACATAGTTAAGCGGTTAACTTTTATATTGTTGTtagatatataaaaattaaactttACTGGTGATTTAAGGCTTATTTGTGTTAATAAATTTATATGAATTCAAtggatgtttgatttctttgcttTAAGCACCATATAGAAATCATATATGGTTCAACAAGAGTCACCAAATGATCatgtaaaatatattattttatctgtaaATTTTAAGAGATTCTGAACTTTAGGTGGCCATCAATGAGGGTGGGGGCATCACAGCCTATGCATACTGTGATGACTTTGTTAAATGGAATATGGTAATGAAGTAGGTTGTTACTTTTAGTTGATATGAGTCGATTGAGCCATgtgaataaagaaaaaaatttgggcAGTTTGTTTAAAGTTTACTAAGGGATTGAATATAGAGCTTGAGTAGTCTGTGGCTTCTGGCACTTTTTGAGCCTAGAATATTCTATCACCTTTATGGGGTTGTACTCATACTTTAAACTAATCATATTTTCTCATTTATGGTGATAGCTATATAGTAAGAGGGACGTACACTTTTGTtacaatcttttctttttttttttttttgattctacatCTCATTGTGGTGGCAAGTTCAGAAACAATTTTACTTCTATATGGAGTGTCCATATTTCTCAGTAGGAAGTGGCATGGAGGAATTTTACTAGTTATTATTATCAGAAAACAATATGTATAGTGCATTTGATCCTATAATTTCTGTATGGAGAATTGTTGAGGCATCAGCTAAGCATCTTTTCATTTATTGCTAGATAGGCAGCAAGCATGCTTCTGTAAGACTGTAGACCTTCCTGCGCAACC from Elaeis guineensis isolate ETL-2024a chromosome 4, EG11, whole genome shotgun sequence includes these protein-coding regions:
- the LOC105043403 gene encoding LOW QUALITY PROTEIN: F-box protein PP2-A13 (The sequence of the model RefSeq protein was modified relative to this genomic sequence to represent the inferred CDS: inserted 1 base in 1 codon) — its product is MHFSHFHQSVLLSVRNVAGDRPQATRAKVADLYPRCPPLDFPILLAVAGKVNARLGSRELVGLGFWKGDGAGVSSIVGPEEEGGVHETGLGDLPESCVAAVLLHLDPPEICRLARLGRAFXGAASADFVWETKLPRNYRYLMGLVENEKSKKRHLSLKEIFSRLCRPNPFDGGTKEFWLEKRRGGLCMSISSKALLITGIDDRRYWNYIPTEESRFQPVAYLQQIWWFEVDGEMDFCFPAGTYSLFFRLHLGRPSKRLGRRIWSSEHVHGWDIKPVRFQLSTSDGQHALSQCYLDEPGSWILYHVGDFVVENSNISTKLKFSMMQIDCTHTKGGLCVDSVLIYPSGLRQKKIFTTHM